The Thamnophis elegans isolate rThaEle1 chromosome Z, rThaEle1.pri, whole genome shotgun sequence DNA window gtcctcaacttacaatcacaattgagctggacatttctgttattaagtgggACAGTTtctaagtgtgttttgccccattttacaatcttcctttccacagttgttaagtgaatctgacttccccattgactttgcttatcaacactttacaaaagctgatcacatgaccccaggacactgcaatcatcataaatatgagtcggttgcaaagcatctgcattttgatcacatcaccatgTGGGTgctacaatagtcataagtgtgaaaaacagccatagtcccttttttcagtgctgtgtaaCTTCAAACGCTTACTAAATGAATAGTTAGGGAATAAGGAACTATAACTGTAGTTACATTGTCTGGCTATTCTCTGCGCAAACTGGGAATGATGGAGTAAATGATTTGGAGCTTTAAAGTAGCACTATATTGACTGAAAATTCCCCTGATTCAGGAgcaggcttcaaaaattgcagcaatgggttcgctgcctTGTTGGTGGGGGTGGCCCAGCCAGCTTCCTATACCATGGTGGGTGGGAGAGcattttctgccctctccaggctctggaggctttcctcaagcctccgggaggttGAAAGCTGCTTCCTCCAtgttccggaggccctctggatgccggaaacaggcccatttccggacttccggaacctccagtaggcccatttccctccccctccccgaacCTCCATGtatgccctgcacttatctggcatgatgaatgggccgtgtggagactcttGGGGCAGTGGGAGAGGAGGGGTGGGCAtcgccagccaggggtggcatttggaggttcaccgaactgggcagaatcccaGCTAGAGGATCACCGAAAGtcatgcgaacccccagcagcagCACCCCTGCCCTGACTCCTATCCTTCCCAAAGACTTACATGTATCCAGGAACATAATTTTCATCATCATCAGTGGGACAACATAATTCTGGGAAGACAAAGTCCAAAAAGATTAGACACTCTTCTTTAGATATAAATGAGTTCTACCCTCACTTCTCACCTTGAAATCACAACCCCACTGAATCTATGAAGAAGCTCCGAGAATACAGAGAAGGATCATCTGCACTACGCACAAATCCAAAAAGATTCAAGAAAAGTGAGGCAAAGATtgtgggaaggggaagagaaaaagaatatcTATTGTATTATGCTGCTACTTACCTTCATTTTCATAACTGGGAACACTTTCTGAAAAGAGACAATGTTTGTAATGGAGATTAGGTAGTCACGATACCTGACAGCAGATTCTCAAAGGTACATTTCTGACCTGTATCCTTGctcccttttttccccaaaggctGTTTATTCCAACAGGGTTTATCGTCCTAGAGCAGCTACAACATGGGTAGTCCCCCATTTTCttctatacatatacacataaggAAGCTCAATTATATTGTGTAAATGCACACATAAATATATGAGTTTTTACAACTTACCGTTATCCTCAATTTTGATGAATGGAGGTGCCTGACTGCAGAAGCTATATGCAGAGCCTGTGCTGCAAAccagaggaggaagaaagtgatTAATACATATGCAAGAATATGATCTAACATGGGAATGggctcctctttttttaaaaaaactttttttagccaTTTCTGTCATCTGCCAAGAATCTCTTTGTACATAAGAAGGATGCTGTGATATCACTAGTTAAAGAGAAAATGTTGCTTTTTTTGCTATTTACTGTGAAGAAAGTTATTTAAAACTCTTAAAACTGTTGTACATCTACTATAactcttttttaaaggaaaaaaaactcctCACACTTCCATAATGCAGGGATTTGCTACTCAAATTCAAAGCAGAATCTTTGATGACAAGAAAAGTTATTGGGACATGTGCATTCTACATTCCCCTTTTCTAGCCTCTTCAACATAAAGCTTATATGAGTTTCCCATCCATTTCCCCAAGAATTCCCACCTACAGTCCCTCACACCAGTACACCCAACTTGATACAAGGAACTCATCAACATTTCCTAATAGGACAATTCCTCACTATTCTGGCAAGATAGCAGATGTAGTCCACAGGAGGGTCTAGATCAACTCACCACAGCGATCTTGTCAAGGCCATTTTATCACGGCCAACTCACAGGGCCATCTCGTTGAAGCCAACCTGGCGTTTCCATCTTGCCATGGTTTACTCGTTGCAGCCAACCGGGTGTGGCCATCTCACAATGGCCATCTAATTGTGGGATTACTCATCACAGTATAATCCATGTGTGATAACTCAACATGATGTTGTCTGCCACTTTTTCTTCTACATCATTTCCATTTTTGTCAATGGAAATAAATGTCAAAGAAACGATTGCAGATAACATTTAGCGTGTTGTTATCCCATGTGGAAtcgtcccatggtgagttgtcctgcagcTAACTGGCCGCAGCAAGTTGTCCATGGCAAGTTGGGTGCAAAAAGATGACTGCGTCAAGTTGGCCAAGGCAAGATGGCATGGTGAGTTCGCCCGTTGGAAGCCTTAAGCCTATATTACTGTTTCCCCATGGAAAAGCAGCTAAGGAGGGCCTTACAGGAATAAGAAACAACAGACAAAGTGACAAAGCATTTGCTATCGAAAGCAAATCAGATTGACAGTCTGCTTCCATTAAATAAAAATGTGCTCCCATTAACAACTGAATCAAATTGCAGCTCATAAGCAGGACAGCTTTCTACAATGCAGCTAAGTGGAGCCAAGTAATTTAAGACGGCATGCAGCAAGTGATTAAAGACACAAAGCTGAACCTTTTAGTGTTTTGCTGCTCCTGCTATTTGCCTCCCAGCATCCTTCATCTCAAGCAGATGTTTCATAATACCTGTCATATAGAGAGAACAGTGGGAAGGAAAGCAACTCACCTCTGCAAATTTGGCTGGGACTGGATGGCAGACCAAGGTGGCGCTGCAGAGACAGGAGATGGGGGGAAAGAAACAATCTCAGAAAAGACCTAGGTTCCTCTTTTACTTTCTGTGGCTCAAAGCAACAACTGGCAGGAGGGAATGAATGGGTGGATTCCACCAGGCACTACTGACAGTTTGCTCATGCACACACTTGATGTGTGCTGTGTGCGCaagcgcagtgcaataaaaatgttctgcacatgcacatggcaGATggtggtttgggggcatggcaggcctgggttgctgctgattccagcaactcaggccaccaaaccattacCTGTTCAGCCGGACAGgtttgaaccagtaggaaccagaagctgtgaatgccccaacactgcaagtctttaagaagatgttggatagccatttgtctgaaatggtatagggtttcctgcctaggcaaggggttggactggaaaacctccaaggtcccttccaactctgctgttgtattgtattgaacccaccactgaatggctTGCTAGACAAGATTCCATATCTTTAAAAAACTACATATGTAAGGAGAGAGTGTTGTTGTGTgccaccattcattcattcaaatttgCTGTAGCTGCCTGATTGTTTTCTTCTGGGGAAAAGTAGGAGTTAAACTGAAACAAGGGCACTTTCCAATTTTAAGAATATGGGCTTATTTACAAAATGTTACCAAGAACTCAGCTTTTTCTCCAACATATCAACTCACACTATTTATTTCATCTTCCTATCAATAGATATTTTTCTAACAAGAGCGAGAAAACAATAGTACACTGATACAGAGcaatagaaatatttttctccAACCATTCTTGGTTCAGGGCAGGGAGATGTGATCTCAAGCCATCCCACAAACAGCCAAAGCACTAATGGTAAACTGGCATAgtagttaccgtatatactcgagtataggccgacccgaatataagccgaggcacctaattttaccacaaaaaactggaaaagttattgactcgagtataagcctagggtgggaaatgcagcagctaccggtaaatttcaaaaataaaaatagataccaataatgtttttgaatatttatttcaaagaaaaacagtaaactagtggtgtattcaatgaaatacttcactcacctcatgatgctgatgtcccgctgtgatgatgatgtcccgtgcagccgcgggagcgatgtcccgcctcctatgacacacggcacagtgattcctatcattggatcactgtaccagaggaggtgggacatcgctatgtggctgcttgccataacaaggaggaggtgggacatcgttgcagagcggcaggagggggaggaaggggaatcgtaagacagccctgcattacattagaacgtgaggaggggggatggtgcggtgcgcgctgcgcggcaaactgacacagagggaggggaaactcacaggggcactgggccattcacgagtgtcacccagcggcatggccccgcccctttttctcctccatttcgggcaaatttttcactgactcgagtataagccgaggcggcttttttcagcccaaaaagtgggctgaaaaactaggcttatactcgagtatatacagtaatcatTTTCTGCCTTCTGTTCAAGCTGAAAATGGCCTCAGCTAGCCATCCCATTCTGCCTGACACAATTCACCAATGGTAAGATCCAAACTTAACTACACCTGTAATCCACCAAATATTGTTCACTGGCATTACAAATCTTAGTTCATGTTAGATCtaagccaatatttttttaagaaaaacatttcctgtgTTAAGCACAAACGGGTTTGTATAAATATACATAACCCGCATgctaaaagaaaaatgaacagaTGAACAGCACAATATAATATTAAATGTTGGCTTGAACTTCTGGAGAACAGATTGTCCAAATTAAAATCAGGTCCAAACACTTTCAACCCTTTCAAATACTATACTACGGTAGTAAGTTATAGCCTTCAGCATCAAATGCCACTTTCGTGACATAGGTGGCATCTTACATTGAAAACTATTAATGGAAGGCAGAATGGCTTGAGAATGGTAATGCTGAGAGTTCAAACTCTCAAAAGAATGGTAAAGCTGAGAGTTTAGTAGCAGGGCTACTGAATCCTGAGATGGAGGATCCACTTCCCCAAATTTTAAACCATAATATTCAAAAAACAGCAACAAAGTCAGTGAAGAGGTAATGTTGAAACCCTCTTAAACAGGTCACTTTTGAAATATGGTAAAACTGAGGTCTACTTACAGGGAGGACGCCTCAACACTCTGAAAGTCTGGGAATGAATATTAGTGGAAGGCCTGTGAGAATAATAAATCATTCAGAGACTATTTTCTAAAGGACATAAATCTGAAAGATGCATTTATCATTTTTCAACAACCTTACTCAGCAGTCATCATGAGAATATTTTTCCAGCTGTTCTAGACTCTGTTGAGTGATTTGCTCATCACTCCATGGCATCTATGCAAGCCTTTGCAAACCTGACACCTGTGGTTGAGTTCGCAATGCTTCTGCTTCTGTTTGCGAAAGCTTTAAAATAGAAGCGCTTCCCACAAATATCCAGAGGAGCCAAAAAATAAACTTGGCTTCTTCTACATGCAGAGCACCCACACTATTTCACTGAGCTACAGCTCTTCTCATTTGGTGCCACTCTTAATCTATATATAATGCTAAGCCAAATATGGTgtgattttcctttctttctgctttACCCAATTATCAATTTGTATGATTAGTGTTTCCCAGAATAATTGATAGTTAGcataaaaataatacacaaaaaataaaaacaactatCCCAACTATCGTACACTTTGTGAATCCAATCATTGCAACGTATAAATCTTGATCAATAGCTGGatgttgtgtgaatccagccaatGTGAGATGTAGTCATGTCCTGCTTCAATTTGATATGTGAATCCAGCCCCTCCCTGCCTAAACCAGAAAAATATTTCCACGTGTAGTCTTATGCTGCTAAGCTAAGCAAGATGGAAATGTAAATTgcttacatttatattttaatcttCCTATTTAACACTGCTGTCAATTTTCCCCTAACTATGACTATCAAAAACTCTTCTTCTTGACCCATTTAAGATTGTTCATTGAGGACTTGCAAattctgagaatttttttttaaattacaagtTATAAGAGAAAATCCACATTGAATGTCCTTGAAAAAATGTTAAATTATAACTGCCTTGTCCTTTTTTATCAGGACAAAGCAACTCAAATCAGTCCTGGGACAAAACATCATTGCTGAAAGGAATATACCAGTACTTTGGtttgaaacagaaattagaagcATATTTTGCAGCTGCTTATGATAAGAATTACAGGAGACTTGTTGTAAGCCAAAATATAGCTACAAGATATTTCACATAATTCTGATTCATTCCAAGTACTGTGTAATGGGGGTAGGGCGAAACCAATCAGGGAGCAACTGTACTCATATTGCAACACCCTTTGAATTGAGCTATATATTCATAGCAGCAGCTCATCCAAAAGAATAGGTTCAAAGACTGTTCCAGACTGCTGTATCACTTTAAGGTATACAAAATATAATATTATGGAATGCTgctaatttccccccccccccccaaaaaaagcaaggGCAATGGACAGAGAGACGAATACAATTCTCCTCTATTGGTGCCATTTACCCATACATCTCCATAGAGATGCTACCAAATGGTACAGCTCAAACATTTCGTAATCTTATCTATTGAACTGTTGTGTGGATGTATCAGATTATGACAGGGGTCGCTCACAATTAAGCCATACTTTCTTAATATGAATTCCTGAATAAGTATTAAGTGCATTCGCATAACACACTAAACAATAAACCGTGGATCACAATTATAATGACAGGGTTCACAGAAGATGCTAATTGAAACTAAACAAACCACAGTTTGACTTTGCACTATAGGTGAGCCAATTCATAACTTGATagcctttttaaaaacttaatagTCACTTCTCAGAACAGTCATAATAAAGTATATTTCTGGAATCTTTTCCAACATAACTGCATTTCACTGTTTTCACTTTCTTCACTGCTGCTACTTTCTCTGTTACATTATTACTGAAATGCTTTAGATGTTGTGTTTGGCAATGAATTTTGCTTTTGTCATTAACTGACACTGCTTTGTATGGATTTTATAACCTTTATAATCTTCTCTATCAGAGAGAAGACTGTCAATAATCCAGCTTGATAAAATGGCTGATAGAGTTAAGTTTTGAGTTTGTCAGTCTGTGTATTGGCCAAGCctctttctgtttatttattctgTAAGGTACTTCAAGGTAAGACTGAAAAGAGGCTCAACACTCTATAAACTCTTAAAATTTGGAGCACTCACAAGGGCATCTCAATATACCTTCAAATCTTTTTAGCTGTGGCAAAGCTGAAGTAAAAATTAAAGACACCCTGTGGTTCTCATGGCATCATGTTTTCAGGGGACAGGCAGCTTTCCTATCTATCACCTCCTACCTCACCTCTATTTTAAATTGGGAGATGGCAAGGGTTGAATGGGATACTCAAAAAATGTGTGGCACTAGACAACTATGGCCTCTCTCTAGATTCTTTGATGGCTACCTCGATCAGAGTATCCCCATAACATTTGGAGTGTGCATTTGATGAGGGAGAGCGTACAAAAGTAGGATAATTCTTTTTGCATAGAAAAGAACATTTTGGAGACAGAGTCCTATTTTTCCCCAGGGACAAAAGTTGTTCCTAAGACCTCGTTTTACTTCTGCTTTCTAAATCTGCCTGAATTCTGGTTCCCCATTCTTTATTTTGCCCCAAGATAAGATAGTCATGGACTCACTTGTCTTCGTAGTCACCAATAGCAGGTGCTGTTCAGAAAAAGAAACAGGTACACCAATGAGATTAGGAAATCCCTACAATTTGTCTTGAGTTGAAAAGCGTTATAGAGGATTTATGAACTGGAGGCTATTCCCCAAAATAAACTTTTTTGAACAGGGAGGGCAAGACTTAACTGTCTAAATCAGCATCACGGCAATCAGTACACAGTACCAATAGAACCACCAGGATTGGGATTGCAAGTGCCAACATCCAGAAGAAATCACCCGTGTGGAGGATATCCATGGCACCTGCAAACTGATAGTAGAGATTGTAGACTTGGGATGGCAGAGAATCCAGAGTGAAATATAGCATTGAGCAGGCTAGTAGAACATGTCAACAACCCTGTGAAAAATTACCAAATTAGAGGAAAGTTGATAAagcaaatataaacatttttctCTCCTATATCCTTCTTTGGCATTCAATCTATGTAATATTTCTTATTCTGAATTTAGTTTGGAGAGTATTTGGTGTTTTTAACACTAAGTAGAAACATAaaacaaaaggaataaaaaaaggaaGGGCGCCTAAGGATAGAAGATACCGTGTAGGTTTTCTGAGGATTaggttcctttcttcctccctccctccttccccttattattttaataactcaaggtggcaaacacactattacttctcctattttccccaacaatagcCTTGTGAGatagttgggttgagagagagggattagcccaaaatcccccagtcagctttcatgcctaaatcaaGACTGGAACTCACTGTCTTCtgatttctaacctggtgccctAATAACTAGCTTGGTCAGGTGAATGGCAATTCTAAAATGGTGGACACTTGTTAGAAAAACCAGAAACCACATTCCCAAATAGAAAGTCCACAGGCAGCCAgtaagagtggaggagagggaaTATGCTTCAAAAGTGACATGCCTTTTATACTCTTGCTTTATGATTGTCggaaaaatgaaaaagaggatgatgatgctAGGAAGAAGCTGAATTGTATTGAATTCACAGGATGTAACCAGATTAGAAAAAGGCCTAATAATGGCCTTTGTACTACACAGCATTTTGCTTAGTTTCAGTTGTGGAGATGGGCTTAGCACATGAGATAAACTTGGCTTGCGTTGAGATTGAATTTGGgccggtcaccaggaccagagatgCACTATTCCGAGCTTTTAGATTTATGCTGGAGTCCATCTTCACAGAACTTCTCTATACTGGAATACATGCTTTGGTTTATTCTGGTAAAGGACAGAGAGAATTTCCCTGAATATGGGcttcagcatgagtccaaaagctcagaagacaaaacttctggtcccagtgaccgacccaaaTTCAATCTTGCATCATTATCccaggacacatatatttgctttcattcattGGCTTGTTTTGTCAATTTATGATTCAATGTATTGTTGTAATGCAGAAATTAATTCATTAAATCCAGTGCAAATTAATTGCAAgataggcttttttttaaaaaatgtccagaATATGTTCTTAACATATTTGGGAACATACAGGCTTCAGCAGATAAGATTACTGATGCCAAATTAATGGGACCATatgaagagaaaggggaaaaaaggaaaaaggacaatGCTTCtttgaggaattttttttaaaggtttattcTATTAAgacttattctattattttcacaTTTCCCTCAAAATGTGGGAAACTCTCTGGCCAATTTTCAACAAAAGGTAAAGTGGATTTTTTACATAAATGATAATTTGAATAAATCAAATCTTCCTCTTcacattttaataattaaaatcccAAAATTGTTCTGTAATAATTAAGGCAATGAGTTGCAGGTAAAAAGGAAGCAAGTTGGGTGTTTTTATGGATTCAAAAATGAAAAGTCTTCAGAGCACCATGCAGCATCCACATAACATCTGTCTGCCACTTCTTAAACCAAATGTATCTTTTCCTAAAACTGAGTTGCAGTTTCTGTAGAAAATCACCCAATCTCAGGAGAAGATACAGCTGATTTGAGGAGATTTAGTGCTACATGAGCAACGTGCATCTcaaagcttttttcttttttttcttttgaatctgAAGCACTCCATAACCCTATTAAGTATCAGTCCCAGACTACAGAGTGCTCATAGTCAAATGCTAGTAGAAGCATCAATTATGGGGAGAAAGGAATAATTTTCAGAATGCTGGAATAAATTGTTCTTTCCCTATGTTTCTTAGACAAATGGTGCAGATACTTCCTTAATTTCCTTCAAAGGGCCAGTCTTAGGGAAGTATTTCTAAGCACATGATCTTCAGAGCAGTGCTAAAATATAAAACCATGCAGTGTTTGGGCCAACCATGACTTCTGAGTGGCATGCTAGGAGAAATGCACTTTATAATAATCAATTGAaacaacattttaatatctttacaattaaatgaaattaaaagcaaTGAATCTGATTCATTGTTATATATTTAGTTCAGGTATTCTTTCCCTTTTTGACTAGTCATGTAGTGTTATGGCAGACCTCCCCCTCAAAAGGGACATGACCTGATTCCAAAATTCTGACTTCAGCCCCAACCCCCATTTAGAGCTGCTTGCAGTCTCCTGCAGACACATGGCtgcaatttaaaacattttttgccagaaaccggCATTTACTTATGGTTTCCAGTAAAAGCTGCCCCACAGCAAACATTGAGTTTACCACggtgtttgcttaacaatcaccgcaagaaaagtagtaaaaaaTGGGTCCAGTCATGTAATCAACTTTACAACCATCACAAATTATGACCATAATTATCAGGCTCGATTaaaatcataagtcaaggactatcttcaATTTCTGCCATCTGCATATTTGACAGGCAAGATTTGGAGAGGCTCTTTGCATCCCAAAGTCACTGAAGGCTGTTTGAAATTGTGAAGTGTCAGGCCACACCAATCTGTAATAGGCCTCGCCATCAGGCACAAGTGCAAATGGGTCTTTGAGCCCATGCAACATTGTTCTGCAGCGATTCATCTTCGCAGGAGGAAGTCAACATTGGGAAGGAGTGGGAGTGGCTGTCTTTAAAAGGTAATACTTCACTGAAAGATCATAGAGCTCCCCACAACATCTACAGCAGATAGGGAGACCACATAACCAGGTGCAACGAAAGGGGAGAGTGAGGCAGTGGTTTTCCAACTGAAACATAGCCAACTGCACAATACTGTAAAAAGAGTTATTTTTCTGCAACAGAATGCATCTCTAAAGGAATAGTTGGCACAGGCCAGGAGATGctgttttgaaaataaagtatatttaaaatagAGAACCCCCCACAACGGAGTGATTGCAAAAACAAATGTTGAATGTGGTTCTCAATGTGAAATGACGGGTATTGAAGTCCAGATTTGCATTGTAGCTAATAATCACAATTACCAGTATGAAGCGTTGCCACGTTAAGGGATTCTCCTCTAGAGAAATTtgctgaaaaataattattttcaaccCCAGATCCAGGTCTCCCTTTAGGCCATTAGATATAGTCATTTTGGTGTGTAGCGACCTAACTCTCAGTCTCCAATACACCAAGGTGGGGAGCTACCTAAATAACCTCATGTATTCCACT harbors:
- the LOC116520465 gene encoding uncharacterized protein LOC116520465 isoform X2 — protein: MLYFTLDSLPSQVYNLYYQFAGAMDILHTGDFFWMLALAIPILVVLLVLCTDCRDADLDTPAIGDYEDKPSTNIHSQTFRVLRRPPSPPWSAIQSQPNLQSTGSAYSFCSQAPPFIKIEDNESVPSYENEELCCPTDDDENYVPGYIEVLPDVPITEQRNNDHASSESIMDQYENVPESQRHSLGEYVNVLEPEPIILDSCFVGTSDRESEDDVPDYENVCFGV
- the LOC116520465 gene encoding uncharacterized protein LOC116520465 isoform X3, with product MDILHTGDFFWMLALAIPILVVLLVLCTDCRDADLDTPAIGDYEDKPSTNIHSQTFRVLRRPPSPPWSAIQSQPNLQSTGSAYSFCSQAPPFIKIEDNESVPSYENEELCCPTDDDENYVPGYIEVLPDVPITEQRNNDHASSESIMDQYENVPESQRHSLGEYVNVLEPEPIILDSCFVVGTSDRESEDDVPDYENVCFGV
- the LOC116520465 gene encoding uncharacterized protein LOC116520465 isoform X1 → MLYFTLDSLPSQVYNLYYQFAGAMDILHTGDFFWMLALAIPILVVLLVLCTDCRDADLDTPAIGDYEDKPSTNIHSQTFRVLRRPPSPPWSAIQSQPNLQSTGSAYSFCSQAPPFIKIEDNESVPSYENEELCCPTDDDENYVPGYIEVLPDVPITEQRNNDHASSESIMDQYENVPESQRHSLGEYVNVLEPEPIILDSCFVVGTSDRESEDDVPDYENVCFGV